The region agtgtagttgtTTCTGATTGACTTATCACCTTCAAACGATATTGGTTATTCCTCTTTAGCCTACTTTTTGTGAACATTGCTGAAATCATCCCCACGAAATGATTgatgtttgttttctttttgtttcagtgATCTGGACACACTCATACATTTACTAAAAGGAAGTTTAGGTAGTGGTATACTATCCATGCCCCTGGCATTCGCCCACGCCGGATTGGCCATGGGTCTGGCTTGTACATTACTCGTAGGTATTATTTGCACCTACTGCGTCCACATCCTTGTCAAAAGTGCACATATACTGTACAAACGGAACCGAGTACCTGCTCTTGGATTCGCAGAACTGGCCCACGCATCGTTTCTAGCAGGGCCCAAGTCATACCACCAATGGGCGCAGTTTGCGAAGTCAATGATCAATTTCTTTCTAGTAGTCGATCTTCTAGGCTGTTGCTGCGTATATATTGGTTTCGTTGCTAGCAACATGAAACATGTTATCGATGCTAACACAGGAACCGACTATGACGTCAGATTGTACATGGCCGCCCTTCTGCCATTACTGATAGCAGTCAATCTCATAAGAAATCTCAAATATCTGGCCCCGTTTTCTATGTTGGCGAACATATTCATCGGGACTGGTATGGCCATAACTTACTATTACTTGATTCAAGACCTTCCCTCAGTCGAGACTGCACCCCAATTTGTCGAAATCAAACAACTGCCCATGTTCTTCGGAACGGCCATCTTTGCTCTGGAAGGTATTGGTGTCGTGATGCCTCTAGAGAATAACATGAAACATCCCAATCATTTCATCGGATGTCCAGGCGTTTTGAATATTGGAATGGCCTTTGTAGTGGCGTTATATTCTATTACTGGTTTCCTTGGTTTTTTGAAATATGGTACAAGTGTTCAGAGCAGTATTTCATTGAATCTTCCAAAAGATGAAGCGTAAGTATTTGAGttcaattagtttttttttttcgttagttTTACTTCTCCGCGCGTAGTTTTTGCGAGAAGTATGAACAACCATTACGGTAGTAACTTAATAATGGATTTCACTCATATAAATGCTGATTTCGTATCATATTTGTACCATCTTGAAAAAGTGGTTAATTCTCAATGGCAATTCCAAATAAGCTGAAAG is a window of Harmonia axyridis chromosome 2, icHarAxyr1.1, whole genome shotgun sequence DNA encoding:
- the LOC123673802 gene encoding proton-coupled amino acid transporter-like protein pathetic isoform X2, which produces MSHKKQSTAPLHGAYKPQLIVQVDKKKGGVNTVVMNNYKSEKNEVPVQVGNGSTVPLVDGNKRDEELGTYNPADHRDLKHPTSDLDTLIHLLKGSLGSGILSMPLAFAHAGLAMGLACTLLVGIICTYCVHILVKSAHILYKRNRVPALGFAELAHASFLAGPKSYHQWAQFAKSMINFFLVVDLLGCCCVYIGFVASNMKHVIDANTGTDYDVRLYMAALLPLLIAVNLIRNLKYLAPFSMLANIFIGTGMAITYYYLIQDLPSVETAPQFVEIKQLPMFFGTAIFALEGIGVVMPLENNMKHPNHFIGCPGVLNIGMAFVVALYSITGFLGFLKYGTSVQSSISLNLPKDEALAQSVKVMIALAIFFTYSLQFYVPMEIIWKNVKSKFTSRPNLSEYTIRISLIILTVALAILVPNISGFISLVGAVCLSMLGMIFPAIIESLTLYEEPGFGKWSWRLYKNIFLIIFGLVGFLTGSYVSIQEIFSSQ
- the LOC123673802 gene encoding proton-coupled amino acid transporter-like protein pathetic isoform X3 — protein: MNNYKSEKNEVPVQVGNGSTVPLVDGNKRDEELGTYNPADHRDLKHPTSDLDTLIHLLKGSLGSGILSMPLAFAHAGLAMGLACTLLVGIICTYCVHILVKSAHILYKRNRVPALGFAELAHASFLAGPKSYHQWAQFAKSMINFFLVVDLLGCCCVYIGFVASNMKHVIDANTGTDYDVRLYMAALLPLLIAVNLIRNLKYLAPFSMLANIFIGTGMAITYYYLIQDLPSVETAPQFVEIKQLPMFFGTAIFALEGIGVVMPLENNMKHPNHFIGCPGVLNIGMAFVVALYSITGFLGFLKYGTSVQSSISLNLPKDEALAQSVKVMIALAIFFTYSLQFYVPMEIIWKNVKSKFTSRPNLSEYTIRISLIILTVALAILVPNISGFISLVGAVCLSMLGMIFPAIIESLTLYEEPGFGKWSWRLYKNIFLIIFGLVGFLTGSYVSIQEIFSSQ
- the LOC123673802 gene encoding proton-coupled amino acid transporter-like protein pathetic isoform X1, giving the protein MEKLTVLLFLSWSEPTPFVKIFFLLKSSVMHSIFELYLSWAHIQVVKVSYFSYKSEKNEVPVQVGNGSTVPLVDGNKRDEELGTYNPADHRDLKHPTSDLDTLIHLLKGSLGSGILSMPLAFAHAGLAMGLACTLLVGIICTYCVHILVKSAHILYKRNRVPALGFAELAHASFLAGPKSYHQWAQFAKSMINFFLVVDLLGCCCVYIGFVASNMKHVIDANTGTDYDVRLYMAALLPLLIAVNLIRNLKYLAPFSMLANIFIGTGMAITYYYLIQDLPSVETAPQFVEIKQLPMFFGTAIFALEGIGVVMPLENNMKHPNHFIGCPGVLNIGMAFVVALYSITGFLGFLKYGTSVQSSISLNLPKDEALAQSVKVMIALAIFFTYSLQFYVPMEIIWKNVKSKFTSRPNLSEYTIRISLIILTVALAILVPNISGFISLVGAVCLSMLGMIFPAIIESLTLYEEPGFGKWSWRLYKNIFLIIFGLVGFLTGSYVSIQEIFSSQ